TAACTGCAGTAGCAGCAAGTAGGGTATGATAATTAGCCCTAGCTGCGCCTCGTTAAGAGTCAACTGATCCATGACAGATGCACCCTTTATAGAAATTGAAAACCTTTATTTCTCTCGTGGCGACCACGAAATTTTCCGTGGTGTGAATATGACCATACCGCGGGGTAAAGTAACCGCGATCATGGGGCCAAGCGGCACCGGTAAAACGACGTTGCTGAAGCTGATCGGTGGACAGTTGACCCCAGAAAGCGGGCGAATACTCATTGATGGGCAGGATGTTCATAAGCTGTCCCGGAAGGCGCTATTCACCCTACGTAAGCGGATGGGAATGCTGTTTCAGAGTGGGGCGCTATTTTCCGATTTGGATGTGTTCGAGAACGTTGCCTTCCCGCTGAGGGTGCATACGGATTTGCCCGATACGATGGTGCGCGACCTTGCGTTGCTGAAGCTGCAGGCAGTCGGGCTGCGCGGAGCTCGACACTTAACACCTGCGGAGCTGTCAGGGGGAATGGCGCGGCGGGTCGCATTGGCGCGTGCGGTAGCGCTGGATCCCGAGCTGATTTTATATGACGAGCCGTTTGTTGGTCAGGATCCCATCTCAATGGGCGTGTTGGTGCAGCTAATTAAGCGTCTTAATCAAGCGCTGCAGCTTACCTCTGTGGTGGTCTCTCACGATATCAAGGAGACCTTGAGTATCGCGGACTACCTCTATTTGATTGCCGATGGTCAGGTGGTTGCTCATGGCACACCACAGACCTTGGATACTAATCAAGACCCGCGTGTTCGCCAGTTTATTCATGGCGAGCCTGACGGCCCAGTCCCCTTTCATTACCCCGCTAAGGCGTTTTATCGCGATATTCTGGGTGAAGCTCCAGTTAAATAGAACCGCTAGGGTGGGTGACACAAGGCGCTTAAATTCACAAAAGCAGGGTAAATAAAGGGCAGGGTTAATGCAGTCAAAATTCTCTAACGGCACCGCGCGTATCACCCGGCTGGGGCGCCGAGGGTGCGACCTAATGGAAGCATTAGGTCGGGCTGGCGTGTTTCTATTTCAGTCCGCAATTGGTGTGCCTTCCCGGGAAGGTTGGCGATTATGGTTGCACCAGATGCACTTTGTTGGCGTGCTTTCATTAGCCATTGTGCTGGTGTCGGGGCTGTTTATCGGCATGGTGCTGGCACTGCAGGGCTATACCATTTTGGTCGATTTCGGCGCTGAGCAGGCGCTGGGTCAAATGGTGGCGCTTTCACTATTGCGTGAGCTAGCGCCGGTTGTGGCGGCCCTGCTGTTTGCTGGGCGGGCAGGTTCTGCGCTGACTGCCGAGATTGGTTTGATGAAGGCAACAGAGCAGCTTACCAGCATGGAGATGATTGGCGTCGACCCGCTACGTCGCGTCGTGGCGCCACGCTTATGGGCAGGCTTTGTGTCGCTGCCTATCCTAACGGTGGGGTTTAGCGTGGTGGGTATCTGGGGGGGCTACCTGGTGGGCGTGGAGTGGCTAGGCGTCTTTGAGGGCTCCTATTGGAGCAACATGCAGGCCAATGTGACATTTATTAATGATATTGGTAACGGCATGATCAAAAGCGCCGTATTTGCTTTGGTGGTTACCTGGATTGCGGTATTCCAGGGTTATGATTTGGTGCCCACCTCTGAAGGTATCTCGCGTGCCACTACGCGCACGGTAGTGTATTCGTCGCTTGCAGTATTGGGGCTTGATTTTGTGTTGACCGCCATGATGTTTGGCGGCCTTTAATGGCTGGAGCAGTTTCATGAGACGTAGTAAAACCATGGAGTTCGGTGTGGGCCTGTTTATGGTGGCAGGCATCCTAGGGCTTGTGTTCCTCGGCTTACGTGTTAGTGGACTGACGCTCTCTGCGCCCACGCAGTCGTTCCAGCTAGAGGCCAACTTTGCCAATATTGGTAGTTTAAAACCCCGCGCCAGGGTCACTATGGCCGGTGTGACGGTGGGGCGGGTGGAGGCCATTGAACTGGATACAGAGTGGTTCGATGCGCGGGTCGTGTTAAGCCTGGATAGCGAGCTTGAGGGGCAGCTCTCCAAAGACTCGATTGCTTCTATCCTGACCGCAGGTCTGTTAGGGGAGCAATATATAGGCCTTAGTGTGGGCGGCGACCCTGAGATGCTTGAAGATGGCGACACGATTCGCGACACCCAGTCGGCGCTGGTGCTGGAAGAACTTATTCAGCAATTTGTGTCCAATATGGCTACTAACTAGTGTTTCATACGACAGGCACTAGCCCATTGTAATAACGGGTTCGGTGCAATAAAGGGTAGGGAGAAAGGGTTATGAATGGAGTGAACGCAATGTTGGGGCGTTGGTCACTGGCGATAATGATGATCGCAACGTTAGTGGTGCCGCTGCAGTCACAGGCGCAGTCCCAGACACCTGAAGAGATGATTCGCGATAACGTTGAATCGCTAATGACGGATCTTGATGGACGCAAGGAGTACTACGCTGACAACCTTGGCGAACTTGAAGAGCTGGTGGATAGCAATCTCGATCAAGTAGCGGATTTTCGCTATATCGGTGCCAGCGTGATGGGCAATTACTTCCGCAACGCCTCCCCTGAACAACGCCGTCGTTTTGTGGATGTGTTTCGGCAAACGCTGATTGATACCTATACCCGCGGACTGGTGACGTTTGATTATGATGAGCTGCGGGTGCTGGATGCCCAGCAGGCTCAGCGCTATGACGATCAGGCTAGCGTCGCCATGGAGGTAGTGGCCAGTAACGGTGAGGTGTACCCCGTGAGCTACAGTCTTAGGCTCTCCGACGGCGAATGGCGCGTGGTTAACGTGATTGTTAATGGTATTAACCTTGGCCTGACATTCCGCAATCAGTTTGATCAAGCCATGCGTGATAACAATCGTGATTATGACGCGGTTATTGACGGCTGGTCGCCTGAAGTGGGCGTTGAAGAGCTTGAGCAGGGGGGCGATGCGTGACAGCGCTATTTTCACGCCCCGGTGTAACGGTTAGTGTAGAAAACGCTACCTTGCTGGTAGAAGGTGATGTAGAAGTAACCCTGGCGGCCGATTTGGCCGCCAGTGGCGTCAAATGGCTCAAACATACCGAGCTAACCTCAGTCAGCTTTGATTTTAGTCGCGTGGGAAAAGCCAGCAGTGCTGCCATTAGCGTGCTGTTTGAATGGCTTCGAATTTGTCGTCAGCGTGGCATTCAGATTCAAACCATTCTTTTTTCAGCACCGCTACGTCGACTTGCCTCCTTGGCTGAGTTGGACACTTTGATCGATCAGCCAGCAGCTACGCTAGCCGTTTAACGCCCTGGCATCGCCAAGCGCACTGCTTTTCTTTATTATGTCGAGCCAATTACGTTCATTAATAACGATGACCCCAAAGGAGTTTTCTGCGCCATGCAACCCAATGAGGTAAAAGCACTGCTTGAATCCCGTATCGACGGATGTCAGTTCCATATCCAGGGTGAAGGCTGTAACTTTCAGGTGATTGCGGTTGGCGATGCCTTTGAAGGTCTCTCTCCGGTCAAGCGTCAGCAGCTAGTTTACGCTGCGCTGAGCGATGAGATCGCTTCGGGTGCGCTCCACGCTATTAGTATTAAAACGTTTACCCCGGCGCAGTGGCAAACTGCACCGGAAAACGTTCAATAACGGTCGCCCCCATGGATAAATTAATTATTACCGGCAATGGATCGGTAGATGGTGAAGTGTGGGTGAGCGGTGCTAAAAATGCGGCGCTCCCCATTCTGTGTGCCAGTCTGTTGGCCGATGGCCCCGTGGTGATTGGTAATTTGCCGCACTTGCAGGATATTACTACCACCCTTGAGTTGCTTGGCCGCATGGGCGTTGAGCCGGTGATGGGCGAAAAGCTGAGTATTCAGTTGGATGGCTCCCAGGTGACCCAATGCCACGCGCCATATGAGCTGGTTAAGAAAATGCGTGCCTCGATACTGGTGTTGGGCCCTCTGCTTGCCCACTTCGGTAAAGCCGATGTATCGCTACCCGGTGGTTGCGCCATTGGCTCGCGCCCAGTGGATTTGCATATTCGCGGTTTAGAAGCCATGGGGGCGGAGATTCGCGTTGAGGCGGGCTATATCCGTGCGCGGGTCGACGGTCGCCTTAAAGGGGCGACTATCTACTTTGATACCGTGACAGTGACCGGTACCGAAAACCTGCTAATGGCGGCGACCTTGGCCGAAGGCAAAACCGTTCTGGAAAACGCTGCCCGCGAGCCTGAAATCGTCGACTTGGCAGAGTGCTTGATCAAAATGGGCGCTAAAATCAGCGGCCAAGGCACTGATACCATTACTATCGAAGGTGTCGAAAAACTGCACGGTTGCGAGCACGATGTCATGCCCGATCGTATCGAGACCGGCACCTTTCTAGTTGCCGCCGCCATGACCGGCGGGCGGGTGAAGGTCAAACGCACCCGGGCCGATATCCTGGATGCGGTTATCGCCAAGCTGGAAGAGGCGGGGGCCGAAATTACCAGTGGCGATGACTGGATTGCCCTTGATATGCACGGCAAGCGCCCTAAGGCGGTGAATATTCGCACCGCGCCTTATCCTGCGTTCCCAACCGATATGCAGGCGCAGTTCGTGGCCATGAACGCTGTGGCCGTGGGGCACTCTCGGGTGGTCGAGACGATCTTCGAAAACCGCTTTATGCACGTTCAAGAGCTTAACCGCATGGGCGCCAATATCGTGCTGGAAGGCAACACCGCCTTGATTGAGGGGGTTGAGAAACTTTCAGGTGCGCCGGTAATGGCGACCGATCTTCGCGCGTCTGCTTCGCTGGTGATTGCGGCCATGATGGCCGAGGGCGAAACTTTAGTGGATCGCATCTATCACATTGACCGCGGCTACGAGTGTATTGAAGAGAAACTGCAGCTGCTGGGTGCACGTATTCGCCGTATCCCTGGCTAAGCCATGCTATTTAGGGCTGCTTTAGTTTGAAATAGATGCTTATACAATCCTCGATAATGTGGTGTCAGGGCAGGTTGAAGCGAGGGTCTTTCGCCCAGGGATGGCGAAAGTAGCGCCCAAGGATGGGTTCACAGCGCCCTCGCGGAGACCTGCACTCGGCGCCGATGCATAACTGGAATAGCCTTGTTAAGCTCGCCACTATTAACCACTGGCCTATACGATGAGTAAGCAACTGATTTTAGCCCTCTCGAAGGGCCGTATTCTGGAAGAGACGCTGCCACTGCTAGCCGATGCGGGTATTACGCCCGCAGAGAATTTAAGCAAAAGCCGTAAGCTGCTATTTGATACCAACTTGCCTGACGTAAAGCTGGTGATTATCCGTGCCACCGACGTGCCCACCTACGTTCAGCTGGGGGCGGCCGATGTTGGCATCGCAGGCAAAGATGTGCTGCTTGAGCACGGTGCTGAAGGGCTTTATGAGCCACTGGATTTGGAAATTGCCCGCTGTAAGTTGATGACCGCGGGGGTGACCGGTCAGTTGCCAGCCCGTGCCCGGCGTCGGGTCGCAACGAAATTTGTTAACGTGGCGCGCCGTTATTACGCAGAGCAGGGCATCCAGGCCGAGGTGATCAAGCTCTACGGCGCTATGGAACTAGCGCCGTTAATGAACCTCGCTGATGAGATTGTCGATATCGTCGATACCGGCAATACCCTGCGTGCAAACGGTATGGAACCGCGTGAGCTTATCGCCCAGATCAGCACCCGGCTAGTGGTGAATAAGGCCGCCATGACCATGAAGCATGAACGTATTAAGCCATTGCTAGAGCGCTTAGACAGGGCGGTCAAAAAGCGCCAGACCCAGCTTGCCGAATGATGTGAGGTGACCCATGAGTGAACCCATGAGCAAACAGACGACCGCGACGATTTCACGCCTATCGACAAGCGATGATGCCTTCAACCATCGACTTGATGCGCTGTTAGATTGGGAAGGGGTGTCTGACAAAGCGGTGCAGGCGCGGGTCGAAGAAATTCTTGCCAGCGTAAAGCAGCGGGGCGATGCGGCGGTAGTGGAAGCCACGAATCGCTTTGATCGGCTTTCTGCTACTTCAATGGACGAACTGCAGTTGACGCCCGAGCAGTTGAAGGGGGCGTTTGATAACTTGCCTGCCGAGCAGCGCGAGGCGCTCTCCAGCGCCGCCGAGCGGATCAAGCGCTACCATGAGCGTCAAAAGCCGAGCTCATGGCAATACGAAGAGGCAGATGGCACGGTGCTGGGTCAGAAAGTTACCCCGCTGGATCGTGCCGGTATTTATGTGCCCGGCGGAAAAGCTGCTTACCCTTCCTCGGTGCTAATGAACGCGATTCCTGCCCATGTGGCCGGTGTACGCGAAATCGTTATGGTCGTGCCTACGCCGGATGGCGTGCTCAATGAGCTGGTGCTGGCTGCTGCCCACCTGGCAGGCGTCGACTATGTGTTCACGATTGGTGGTGCTCAGGCCGTAGCTGCACTTGCCTATGGCACTGAAAGTGTTCCCCGAGTCGATAAAATAGTTGGGCCGGGCAATATTTATGTGGCCACGGCCAAGCGTGCGGTATTTGGTCAAGTAGGTATCGATATGATTGCCGGGCCGTCGGAGATTATGGTGGTCTCCGATGGAGTTACCGATCCCGATTGGCTGGCGATGGATCTATTTTCTCAAGCCGAGCACGATGAAGATGCCCAGGCGATCTTGTTGAGCTGGGATGTCGGCCACTTGGATGCCGTCGAAGCGTCGATTGAGCGGCTGCTACCGACCTTGGAACGCGAAGAGATCGTACGTGAGTCGCTGCGTAAGCGAGGAGCGTTGGTACTCTGCCAGGACGCCCAAGAAGCGATTACGTTGATTAACCGGATTGCTCCTGAACACCTTGAGCTTTCGGTGGCTACCCCTGAGGCGTGGTTAGACGATATTCGTCATGCCGGGGCAATTTTTATGGGGCGTTACACAGCTGAGGCGTTGGGTGATTACTGTGCTGGTCCAAATCACGTGCTACCGACCTCTGGCACGGCACGCTTCTCCTCGCCACTGGGCGTTTACGATTTCCAGAAGCGCTCTTCGATTATTCACTGCTCCGCAGGTGGCGCTTCTGAGCTAGGTAAAATTGCCTCGGTATTGGCGCGAGGTGAGTCGCTGACCGCTCACGCTCGGTCAGCGGAGTACCGGATTCGCGATTGACACACCCAGCCCTGCGCCAACGCGCTTATAGTAGTAACTAACTACTTGTAAGTATGCTATGAGTCGCGTTGGCCCGGGGTCTCTTCATTAATTGGGATGGTCGGTAGCGGGCGTTCTCCCACTTCGAGGGTCATCTCCATGCGTTCGCCGCTGCGTACGATGGTTAGCGGTAGCGAAGTGCCGGGGGGGATCGAGGCAATGTCGCTCATCGTGGTGCGCGCATCTAGAATAGGCTGACCGTCGACAGAGAGGAGTACATCACCTGGCTCCAGCCCTGCTTTGGCGGCGGGCCCTCCGCTGACGACTCCGGCGACGATCACCCCTTGGGGTGTTTGCAATCCAAAGGAGGCCGCCAGTTCCCTGGATAGCGCCTGGGCTTCAATGCCCAGCCAGCCTCGAATTACCCGCCCTTGAGTGACCAGTTCATCGAGAATGCTATGAGCAAGGTTGGCGGGAATTGCAAAGCCAATGCCCTGAGAGCCACCTGAACGTGAGAAAATCGCCGTATTAATCCCCACCATGGCGCCTTCAGGGTTGACCAGCGCGCCGCCTGAGTTGCCCGGATTGATGGCCGCATCTGTTTGAATAAAGTCTTCGTAGGCGTTTAGCCCTAAA
This Vreelandella neptunia DNA region includes the following protein-coding sequences:
- a CDS encoding ABC transporter ATP-binding protein → MTDAPFIEIENLYFSRGDHEIFRGVNMTIPRGKVTAIMGPSGTGKTTLLKLIGGQLTPESGRILIDGQDVHKLSRKALFTLRKRMGMLFQSGALFSDLDVFENVAFPLRVHTDLPDTMVRDLALLKLQAVGLRGARHLTPAELSGGMARRVALARAVALDPELILYDEPFVGQDPISMGVLVQLIKRLNQALQLTSVVVSHDIKETLSIADYLYLIADGQVVAHGTPQTLDTNQDPRVRQFIHGEPDGPVPFHYPAKAFYRDILGEAPVK
- the mlaE gene encoding lipid asymmetry maintenance ABC transporter permease subunit MlaE yields the protein MQSKFSNGTARITRLGRRGCDLMEALGRAGVFLFQSAIGVPSREGWRLWLHQMHFVGVLSLAIVLVSGLFIGMVLALQGYTILVDFGAEQALGQMVALSLLRELAPVVAALLFAGRAGSALTAEIGLMKATEQLTSMEMIGVDPLRRVVAPRLWAGFVSLPILTVGFSVVGIWGGYLVGVEWLGVFEGSYWSNMQANVTFINDIGNGMIKSAVFALVVTWIAVFQGYDLVPTSEGISRATTRTVVYSSLAVLGLDFVLTAMMFGGL
- the mlaD gene encoding outer membrane lipid asymmetry maintenance protein MlaD; amino-acid sequence: MRRSKTMEFGVGLFMVAGILGLVFLGLRVSGLTLSAPTQSFQLEANFANIGSLKPRARVTMAGVTVGRVEAIELDTEWFDARVVLSLDSELEGQLSKDSIASILTAGLLGEQYIGLSVGGDPEMLEDGDTIRDTQSALVLEELIQQFVSNMATN
- a CDS encoding MlaC/ttg2D family ABC transporter substrate-binding protein; this translates as MLGRWSLAIMMIATLVVPLQSQAQSQTPEEMIRDNVESLMTDLDGRKEYYADNLGELEELVDSNLDQVADFRYIGASVMGNYFRNASPEQRRRFVDVFRQTLIDTYTRGLVTFDYDELRVLDAQQAQRYDDQASVAMEVVASNGEVYPVSYSLRLSDGEWRVVNVIVNGINLGLTFRNQFDQAMRDNNRDYDAVIDGWSPEVGVEELEQGGDA
- a CDS encoding STAS domain-containing protein, whose product is MTALFSRPGVTVSVENATLLVEGDVEVTLAADLAASGVKWLKHTELTSVSFDFSRVGKASSAAISVLFEWLRICRQRGIQIQTILFSAPLRRLASLAELDTLIDQPAATLAV
- a CDS encoding BolA family protein; this encodes MQPNEVKALLESRIDGCQFHIQGEGCNFQVIAVGDAFEGLSPVKRQQLVYAALSDEIASGALHAISIKTFTPAQWQTAPENVQ
- the murA gene encoding UDP-N-acetylglucosamine 1-carboxyvinyltransferase, whose amino-acid sequence is MDKLIITGNGSVDGEVWVSGAKNAALPILCASLLADGPVVIGNLPHLQDITTTLELLGRMGVEPVMGEKLSIQLDGSQVTQCHAPYELVKKMRASILVLGPLLAHFGKADVSLPGGCAIGSRPVDLHIRGLEAMGAEIRVEAGYIRARVDGRLKGATIYFDTVTVTGTENLLMAATLAEGKTVLENAAREPEIVDLAECLIKMGAKISGQGTDTITIEGVEKLHGCEHDVMPDRIETGTFLVAAAMTGGRVKVKRTRADILDAVIAKLEEAGAEITSGDDWIALDMHGKRPKAVNIRTAPYPAFPTDMQAQFVAMNAVAVGHSRVVETIFENRFMHVQELNRMGANIVLEGNTALIEGVEKLSGAPVMATDLRASASLVIAAMMAEGETLVDRIYHIDRGYECIEEKLQLLGARIRRIPG
- the hisG gene encoding ATP phosphoribosyltransferase; this encodes MSKQLILALSKGRILEETLPLLADAGITPAENLSKSRKLLFDTNLPDVKLVIIRATDVPTYVQLGAADVGIAGKDVLLEHGAEGLYEPLDLEIARCKLMTAGVTGQLPARARRRVATKFVNVARRYYAEQGIQAEVIKLYGAMELAPLMNLADEIVDIVDTGNTLRANGMEPRELIAQISTRLVVNKAAMTMKHERIKPLLERLDRAVKKRQTQLAE
- the hisD gene encoding histidinol dehydrogenase, which produces MSKQTTATISRLSTSDDAFNHRLDALLDWEGVSDKAVQARVEEILASVKQRGDAAVVEATNRFDRLSATSMDELQLTPEQLKGAFDNLPAEQREALSSAAERIKRYHERQKPSSWQYEEADGTVLGQKVTPLDRAGIYVPGGKAAYPSSVLMNAIPAHVAGVREIVMVVPTPDGVLNELVLAAAHLAGVDYVFTIGGAQAVAALAYGTESVPRVDKIVGPGNIYVATAKRAVFGQVGIDMIAGPSEIMVVSDGVTDPDWLAMDLFSQAEHDEDAQAILLSWDVGHLDAVEASIERLLPTLEREEIVRESLRKRGALVLCQDAQEAITLINRIAPEHLELSVATPEAWLDDIRHAGAIFMGRYTAEALGDYCAGPNHVLPTSGTARFSSPLGVYDFQKRSSIIHCSAGGASELGKIASVLARGESLTAHARSAEYRIRD